ACAGCACGCCCAGCTCGGCACTGAGCCGCTCCGAGGAGGTGAGATCGGGCAGCCCGGCCGGTGCGGTCTTCCGGCCGCCGGCCAACGGCAGCTGGCCGCCGCCCGCACCCCGCGCGCCCCGGTGCAGCTCGGTCAGATGCAGTTGCAGATCACGGCGGTTGGCGCCGAACGCGTCCAGCGCTCCCACCTGCGCGAGCCGCTGGGCCAGCGGACGACTGGGCCGGCCCCGCTCCCAGAAGTCGACCAGCGAGGCGTACGGCTGCCCCTCGGCGATCCGCGCCGCCTCGGCCTCAGTGATGCCGTGCACATCGGAGAGCGCCAGCCGCAGCCCCCATTTACCGGACACCAGTTCGATACGATGTGCGACGCCCGACGCGTTCACGTCCAACGGCAGCACCGGCACGCCGCGCCGCCGCGCGTCCGCCAGCAGCAGCCGCTTCGGGTACATGCCGGGATCGTGCGTGAGCAACCCCGCGTAGAAGGCGGCCGGGTGATGCGCTTTCAGCCACGCCGACTGATACGTCGGCACGGCGAAGGCGACCGCGTGGGCCTTGCAGAAGCCGTACGACCCGAAGGCCTCGACGATCTCCCAGGTCCGCTGAACGGTTTCCGCGTCATAGCCGTTCGCCGCCGCGTGCTGCGCGAACCACACCTTGATCCGCCCCTGCGACTCCGGATCCGACAACCCGCGCCGCACCCGGTCCGCCTCACCGCGCCCGCAGCCGGTCATGATGTCGACGATGTCGATGATCTGCTCGTGGAAGACGACGACCCCGTACGTCTCCTTCAGCGGCTCCTCCAGATCCCGGTGGGGATAGCGGATCGGCGCCCGCCCGTGCCGCGCCTCGATGAACGGCCGCACCATGTCGGCGGCGACCGGCCCGGGCCGGAACAGCGAGATGTCGACGACGAGATCGTGGAAGGTGGCCGGCTGGAGCCGCCCGACCAGATCCCGCTGCCCCGGCGACTCGATCTGGAAGCAGCCGAGCGTCTCGGCGGACCGGATCAGCCGGTACGTCTCCGGATCCCCGGGCGGCACGGTGTCCAGATCGACCCTGACGCCCGACACCCGTTCCACTTCCGCCACGGCGTGCGCCATCGCCGACTGCATCCGCACCCCCAGCACGTCCAGCTTGAGCAGCCCGAGGTCCTCGACGTCGTCCTTGTCGAACTGCGACATCGGAAAGCCCTCGCCACTGGTCGGCATGACCGGCGTACGGGCCAGCAGGGAGGCGTCGGACAGCAGCACGCCGCACGGGTGCATGGCCACCCCGCGCGGCAGCGCGTCCAGCGCCTCGACCAGCTCCCAGAGCCTCCCGTACCTCTCCTTCTCCCCCGCCAGCGCCCGCAGCTCGGGCAGCTCCTCCAACGCGGCGCGGGCGTCCCGCGCCCGAATATGAGGAAAGGACTTGGCGACCCGGTCGATCTCGGCCGGATCCATGGACAGCGCCGCCCCCACGTCACGGATCGCATGCCGCACGCGATACGTCTCCGGCATCGCGACCGTCGCGACCCGCTCGGTACCGAACCGGTCGATGATCGCGCGGTAGACCTCCAGCCGGCGCGCGGACTCCACGTCGATGTCGATGTCGGGCAGCACGACCCGCTCCTTCGACAGGAACCGCTCCATCAGCAGCCGGTGCTCGATCGGATCGGCGTGCGCGATCCCGAGCAGATGGTTGACGAGCGACCCCGCACCGGAGCCCCGGGCGGCGACCCGGATGCCCATCTCCCGCACATCGTCGACCACTTGGGCCACGGTCAGAAAGTAGGAGGCGAAGCCGTGGTGGGCGATGATGTCCAGCTCGTGGTGCATCCGCTCCCAGTACTCCCGCCGCCGGTCGTACCCGCGCAGCACCATCCCCGCCGCCGCCCGCGAGGCCAGCGTCCGCTGGGCGCCGCGGCGGCCGGCGCCGACCAGACGCGGCTCGGGAAAGTGGACGGTACCGATCCCGAGGTCGTCCTCGGGATCGACCAGGCACTCGGCGGCCGTGACCTCGGTCTGCTCCACCAGTCGGTGAGCGGTGTCCCGCCGGAACCCCGCGGCCTCCACGATCCGCTCCGCCACCCCGAGCATGGCCCCAGCGCCCTTGAGCCAGGCCTCGCCGGAGTCCAGCTCCTTGGCCGGGTCGATCGGCACCAGCCGGCGCGCGGCGTCCAGCACGTCGGCGACCGGGCCGAGCCCCGGGTCGGCGTACCGTACGGCGTTGCTGAGCACGGGCCGGATCCGCTGCTCGGCGGCGAACCCGACGGTCCGGGCGGCCAGCCGCAGGGAGCCGGGACCCGTACCTTTCCGGCCATGCCAGACGGCCTCCAGCCGCAGGGCGTCGCCGTAGACCTCCCGCCAGGGCACGAGCAGCCGCGCCGCACGGTCGGGACGCCCGGCGGCCAAGGCACGCCCCACATCCGAGTCGGGCCCGAGCAGTACGGTCACGCCCTCGGCGTGATGGCGCCCCCAGGGCAGCAGGGGTGCCCCCTCCTCCTCATGCACCACCGAGACGAGCCGGCACAGCCCGGCCCACCCACGGGCGCCGTCCCGGGCGAGAAAGGTCACCCGGGGGGCCGACTCGTCGACGAAGGCGCCACCGCGCACAGGAGTCCGGCGCCGCCCCCGCCCCGCCACGGGCTCAGGGGGCTCTGCTCCCGCCACCGCCAGCTCCGCCCCGAACACCGGACGGACTCCCGCTTTCGCACAGGCCTTCGCGAACCGGACGGCGCCGGCAAGCGTGTCGCGATCGGTGAGAGCCAGGGCGTCCATGCCCCGCTCGGAGGCACGCTCGGCCAGCCGCTCCGGGTGCGAGGCTCCATATCGCAACGAGAACCCGGAGACGGTGTGCAGATGCGTGAACCCCGGCACACGCACCTCCCGCACTCGTGAACCACACCGGCTCTCGAACATTTGTTCCCAGCTACCTCACCCCCACCATAGACCAATTCTCGAATACATGTGCGACATCCGTTCGGCCCCACCCCACCTGCGGAAACACCACCCCGCCCCCGACTGTGGAGGCATGCCGCACCGCTCGTTCCGCGACGAGGTGAGAGACGCCGTCACCCCGCGGGCCACCTTGCTCATCGTCGGCGTGATCGCACTCCAGCTGCTGTTCATCGCCTCCTACGTGGGAGCCCTGCACGACGCGCCGGGGCCAAGCCGTCGAACCCCCGGCGCGCCGTGATCCGCCTGGCGGTCATGGCCCTGGTCACCCTCCTCGGCGGCCTCGGCGGCGCCCTCATCACCGGCCCGGCCCTGGACGGCCCCCCTCTTGGTATTGGCGGCATGGGCACCCGCACCCGCACCCGCACCCGCACCCGGACCCGGAAGCCGTAACCCCGCACACGGGGAAGCCGCACCCGCGCACGGCGAGAAGGGGACGTGTCGGGGGGTGTCCGCCCGCAGCGGTTGGCGCGTCAACGGACAGTCAGTCGGTGTCCGACCCCATCGCGCCGTTCCGAGGACGGACACCCCCCGGCGCGGCCCCGACCCACCACCGCCGCGCAGGCGCAAGCGGCGCGCACCCCCACCGAACCGCACAGGCCGCCGCAGGCACCCCCCGCCCAACCGCCGGAGGCAAACGCAGAAGTCCCGCCCCTCACACAAGGGGCGGGACTTCACAGCCTAGAACCCAGAACTCAGCCGATCTCGGTCCCGGTAGCCGACAGCGCCTCCGTCACAGGCTGGAAGAACGTCTCCCCACCGGACGTGCAGTCACCACTGCCACCGGACGTCAGCCCGATCGCGTTGCTGCCCGAGAAGAGCGCGCCACCACTGTCACCGGGCTCCGCGCACACGTCGGTCTGGATCAGACCGTTCACGATGTCGCCGTTGCCGTAGTTCACGGTGGCGTCCAGCCCCGTGACCTTCCCGTCGTGCACCTGGGTCGTCGACCCGCTCCGCGTGACCTCCATGCCGACCGTCGCCGCGGCGGCACCCGTGATCTTCTGCGTCGAGCCGTTGTAGAGGTTCACCTCGCTCGGGTGAGCCACATCCGCGGTGTACTTGACCAGCCCGTAGTCGTCACCCGGGAAGCTGGAGTCCGCGTTGGTGCCGATCTCCTTGCCACTGGAGTCCGACCACGTCGAGATGCCCTCGGTGCAGTGCCCGGCGGTCAGGAAGAACGGCTCGCCGCCCTTGACCACGTTGAAGCCGAGCGAGCAGCGGCCACTGCCACCGGTGATCGCGTCGCCACCGGCGATGAAGGGCTTGTACTCGCCCTTCGTCCGCTTGAGTTCGGCCTTCGCGCCGAGCCCGTCGACGACCTTCGTCAGCTTCGCCCACTCGGCCTTGGACACCGTACGGTCGGCGGTGACGACGATCTTGTTGGTCGTCGGGTCGGTCACCCAGGAGGTGCCCGGGATCGTCGCGTCCTGCTTCAGCGTGCCGCGGGCGCTCTTCAGTTCGGCGAGAGAGTTCGCCACGACTCTCGCCTTGGCTCCGGCCTTCTCGACGGCCTTGGCCGCGGCCTCGTCGAGCACGTTCACCACGAGGCTCTTGCTCTGCGTGTCGTAGTACGTGCCCGCCGCGTCGGCGCCGAGGTCCTCGGCCAGCGTCGAGGCGAGCTTTCCGGCCGCCGT
This region of Streptomyces caelestis genomic DNA includes:
- a CDS encoding DNA polymerase III subunit alpha, producing the protein MPGFTHLHTVSGFSLRYGASHPERLAERASERGMDALALTDRDTLAGAVRFAKACAKAGVRPVFGAELAVAGAEPPEPVAGRGRRRTPVRGGAFVDESAPRVTFLARDGARGWAGLCRLVSVVHEEEGAPLLPWGRHHAEGVTVLLGPDSDVGRALAAGRPDRAARLLVPWREVYGDALRLEAVWHGRKGTGPGSLRLAARTVGFAAEQRIRPVLSNAVRYADPGLGPVADVLDAARRLVPIDPAKELDSGEAWLKGAGAMLGVAERIVEAAGFRRDTAHRLVEQTEVTAAECLVDPEDDLGIGTVHFPEPRLVGAGRRGAQRTLASRAAAGMVLRGYDRRREYWERMHHELDIIAHHGFASYFLTVAQVVDDVREMGIRVAARGSGAGSLVNHLLGIAHADPIEHRLLMERFLSKERVVLPDIDIDVESARRLEVYRAIIDRFGTERVATVAMPETYRVRHAIRDVGAALSMDPAEIDRVAKSFPHIRARDARAALEELPELRALAGEKERYGRLWELVEALDALPRGVAMHPCGVLLSDASLLARTPVMPTSGEGFPMSQFDKDDVEDLGLLKLDVLGVRMQSAMAHAVAEVERVSGVRVDLDTVPPGDPETYRLIRSAETLGCFQIESPGQRDLVGRLQPATFHDLVVDISLFRPGPVAADMVRPFIEARHGRAPIRYPHRDLEEPLKETYGVVVFHEQIIDIVDIMTGCGRGEADRVRRGLSDPESQGRIKVWFAQHAAANGYDAETVQRTWEIVEAFGSYGFCKAHAVAFAVPTYQSAWLKAHHPAAFYAGLLTHDPGMYPKRLLLADARRRGVPVLPLDVNASGVAHRIELVSGKWGLRLALSDVHGITEAEAARIAEGQPYASLVDFWERGRPSRPLAQRLAQVGALDAFGANRRDLQLHLTELHRGARGAGGGQLPLAGGRKTAPAGLPDLTSSERLSAELGVLSMDASRNLMDDHRTFLDELGVVSARRLREARHGETVLVAGAKAATQTPPIRSGKRVIFSTLDDGTGLVDLAFFDDSHDACAHTVFHSWLLLVRGVVQRRGPRSLSVVGAAAWNLAELLEVRREEGLEGVAARLAGAGSGDSGDGGKAPAGSAAQEPEEQRKIRMPTGYEMHPWADLRPAGEGPAVGRKLWHQSPGSAG
- a CDS encoding S1 family peptidase, whose translation is MKHRRIPKRRAAVAGAGIAALVAAGVTFQTANASETPEASAPRTLSVTAAGKLASTLAEDLGADAAGTYYDTQSKSLVVNVLDEAAAKAVEKAGAKARVVANSLAELKSARGTLKQDATIPGTSWVTDPTTNKIVVTADRTVSKAEWAKLTKVVDGLGAKAELKRTKGEYKPFIAGGDAITGGSGRCSLGFNVVKGGEPFFLTAGHCTEGISTWSDSSGKEIGTNADSSFPGDDYGLVKYTADVAHPSEVNLYNGSTQKITGAAAATVGMEVTRSGSTTQVHDGKVTGLDATVNYGNGDIVNGLIQTDVCAEPGDSGGALFSGSNAIGLTSGGSGDCTSGGETFFQPVTEALSATGTEIG